From Verrucomicrobiia bacterium, a single genomic window includes:
- the ccoS gene encoding cbb3-type cytochrome oxidase assembly protein CcoS: MSVILILILASLAVALFFLGVFIWAVRSGQFEDTCTPSLRVLSEDDAAGQNISQPTTKTNHP; encoded by the coding sequence ATGAGCGTCATCCTCATTTTAATTCTCGCCAGCCTTGCGGTGGCTCTTTTCTTCCTGGGGGTCTTCATCTGGGCCGTCCGCTCCGGCCAGTTTGAGGACACCTGCACCCCATCGCTGCGCGTCCTGAGCGAGGACGACGCCGCGGGACAAAATATTTCCCAACCGACAACCAAAA